TCCATAAAAGAATCACTCGTTTTTATGGTCATAATAGGATTTACAGGGATATTTCTTTTACTTTTTTATATAAATTCCCTTTGTGCAGTACTATCAGTTTTGTCTTTGATATTATATGCTTTTGCATATACACCATTGAAACGGATAACTTCATTTTCTGTTTTTGTGGGTGCTATCCCGGGAGCATTGCCGCCAATGATAGGCTGGGCAGCGATCACAGGCGGAATTGAAATAGAGGCAATAATTTTATTCGGAATACAATTTATCTGGCAGTTTCCCCATTTTTGGGCAATCGCCTGGGTATTGGATGATGATTACAAGAGGGCAGGATTCAGGTTATTGCCTGCCGGGGGAAAGAGGGATTTGAACACTGCTTTTCAGATCATGATCTATACCTTGGTTTTAATCCCGCTAAGCATGGTGCCTGCCACATTGGGTATGACCGGTATCATATCTGCAATCATTGTAGTTATTTGCGGTGTGCTGTTCTTAATGCAGACATTTTACCTTATGAAAACCTGTTCCGGAAAAGCGGCCCGGCAAATGATGTTTGGTTCTTTTTTCTATTTGCCAATTGTGCAGATTGCTTTTGTTTTGGATAAGGCTTTATGATGGAAATTAGTATACTCCTATGAATTTTCAAACAGAAACAATTAAACAAGCGAAGAAAC
This DNA window, taken from Cytophagales bacterium, encodes the following:
- the cyoE gene encoding protoheme IX farnesyltransferase → MIQKIIHNRQEFVIRNSFLFVISRIKAFFQLLKFRLSSLVVFSAAMGYMLGSGRSVDWAHFVIFLTGGFLITGAANIINQILEHDSDKLMKRTANRPLPSGRLSIKESLVFMVIIGFTGIFLLLFYINSLCAVLSVLSLILYAFAYTPLKRITSFSVFVGAIPGALPPMIGWAAITGGIEIEAIILFGIQFIWQFPHFWAIAWVLDDDYKRAGFRLLPAGGKRDLNTAFQIMIYTLVLIPLSMVPATLGMTGIISAIIVVICGVLFLMQTFYLMKTCSGKAARQMMFGSFFYLPIVQIAFVLDKAL